Proteins from one Leptospira wolffii serovar Khorat str. Khorat-H2 genomic window:
- a CDS encoding MBL fold metallo-hydrolase — MKQKILLILTLLLTLSACAVTSHRSSSLSKGTSSDLSNLNPSEKGPIVFQKIAAADWFVDRKGLIDLKDPKAIAAGIHPGKEPIQIYFYVIDHPKFGRYIVDTGMSAVFRKDTAEWPLPGFVVSQMNVKELVIHKTIREWREKDPKKLEGVFLTHMHMDHIFGTPDLPVGTPIITGPGESADKRFINLFVQGSTDRILGENPAISSLEFQTKDGSKTKVLDFFGDQSLYVIHVPGHTVGSLAFLVKSVSGTHLLLGDSCHTKWGWENNVTPGEFSKDLEANRESFDLLKNIAAKYPKIQVHPGHQSLR; from the coding sequence GTGAAACAAAAGATTTTACTCATACTTACACTTCTTCTTACTTTGAGCGCCTGCGCGGTCACTTCTCACCGATCATCTTCTCTTTCCAAGGGAACTTCTTCGGATCTTTCCAATCTCAATCCCTCCGAAAAGGGACCGATCGTATTCCAGAAAATCGCGGCAGCGGATTGGTTCGTGGATCGAAAAGGACTCATAGACCTAAAGGATCCGAAAGCCATCGCAGCGGGAATCCATCCGGGCAAAGAGCCCATACAGATTTATTTCTATGTGATCGATCATCCTAAATTCGGACGTTATATCGTGGATACTGGAATGTCTGCCGTCTTTCGCAAGGACACGGCGGAATGGCCTCTTCCCGGTTTCGTAGTTTCTCAGATGAACGTAAAAGAACTCGTGATTCATAAAACCATCCGGGAATGGAGGGAGAAAGATCCTAAAAAGTTGGAAGGAGTCTTTCTAACTCATATGCACATGGATCATATTTTCGGAACCCCCGATCTTCCTGTAGGAACTCCCATCATCACCGGACCGGGAGAATCGGCGGACAAGAGATTTATCAATCTGTTCGTCCAGGGATCTACGGATCGAATCCTAGGGGAGAATCCTGCGATCTCCAGTCTGGAATTCCAAACCAAGGACGGATCTAAGACCAAGGTTCTGGATTTCTTCGGAGACCAATCTTTGTATGTGATCCATGTTCCCGGCCATACGGTGGGAAGCTTGGCGTTTCTCGTAAAATCCGTTTCCGGAACCCATTTGCTATTGGGAGATTCCTGCCACACGAAATGGGGATGGGAGAATAACGTGACTCCGGGAGAATTCTCCAAGGATCTGGAAGCTAACAGGGAAAGCTTCGATTTACTAAAGAATATCGCCGCAAAATATCCAAAAATCCAAGTGCATCCGGGACACCAAAGCTTACGTTAA
- a CDS encoding CaiB/BaiF CoA transferase family protein: MNKGPLSGVKVVDLSLLLPGPLCSMYLGDMGAEIIKIENPRAMDATRVMFKKANGAPSLYLMLNRNKKAITLNLKREKSKEILFKLLEDADILLEGFRPDGLSKMGLGYEDLKERFPRLIYCGIYGYGDSGAYRDFAGHDLNYLSLSGVLSQTGKTPQAPGFQLADIGGGTLTALSSILAALYYREKTGKGQKIAISMMEASLQFISLYGGIYSATGKSPEGGNELLSGKLPNYSTYRTKEGRWVALGALEEMFFKTFLRQSGLDSHLTNVPIDEEHFPEWKKILTDYFASKTLADLGPIFQNPDSCLTPVKTLEEVSQDPVMREKGMILDRKHPEYGDYIQFGSPFPFSESKVTYRTDPPAHGEHNEEILKSLGYSDSDIEELKKDKVI; the protein is encoded by the coding sequence ATGAACAAAGGTCCACTTTCCGGTGTAAAGGTCGTAGATCTCAGCTTACTTTTACCCGGTCCTTTATGCTCCATGTATCTGGGGGATATGGGAGCGGAAATCATAAAAATCGAAAATCCGAGAGCCATGGATGCGACGAGGGTTATGTTCAAGAAAGCCAACGGGGCTCCTTCTCTATATCTTATGTTGAATCGGAATAAGAAGGCGATTACTCTCAATCTAAAGAGAGAAAAATCGAAAGAGATTCTGTTCAAGCTCTTGGAAGATGCGGACATTCTGTTGGAAGGATTCCGACCCGACGGACTTTCCAAGATGGGCTTGGGATACGAGGATCTGAAGGAAAGATTCCCGCGACTCATATATTGCGGAATCTACGGATACGGTGACTCCGGAGCCTATCGGGATTTTGCAGGCCATGACCTGAATTATCTCTCCTTGTCGGGAGTTCTCTCTCAAACAGGAAAGACTCCCCAGGCTCCCGGATTTCAACTCGCGGATATAGGCGGTGGAACGTTAACCGCTCTTTCTTCGATTCTCGCAGCGCTCTATTATAGGGAGAAGACAGGCAAAGGACAGAAAATCGCTATCTCCATGATGGAGGCTTCTTTGCAATTCATCTCTTTGTATGGTGGAATTTATTCCGCGACCGGTAAAAGCCCGGAGGGAGGAAACGAGCTGCTTTCCGGAAAACTTCCGAATTATTCCACTTATAGGACAAAAGAGGGACGTTGGGTGGCGCTTGGAGCCTTGGAGGAGATGTTCTTTAAAACATTCTTAAGACAGTCCGGATTGGATTCTCATCTCACGAATGTCCCGATAGACGAAGAGCATTTTCCGGAGTGGAAAAAAATACTAACGGATTACTTTGCCTCCAAGACCCTGGCCGATCTAGGACCGATCTTTCAGAATCCGGATTCTTGCCTCACTCCCGTAAAGACTCTGGAAGAGGTTTCCCAGGATCCTGTGATGAGAGAAAAGGGGATGATCCTGGATCGCAAGCATCCGGAATACGGGGATTATATCCAGTTCGGATCTCCTTTTCCGTTCTCGGAAAGCAAGGTGACTTATAGGACAGACCCTCCCGCTCACGGCGAGCATAATGAGGAAATTCTGAAGTCCCTCGGATATTCCGATTCCGATATAGAGGAATTAAAAAAAGATAAAGTGATTTAA
- a CDS encoding SMR family transporter, whose translation MKLTVVLVFITALFFNALANILIKASSLGDKTDATPGVEGLIKSFLHPVFFAGLASFGIALLGYRWVLGKGLKLSLAYPLFTSAGFIIVLLASAVFFKEKLNWSQWTGIVLIMAGVWLTAGEMFD comes from the coding sequence ATGAAGCTGACCGTGGTTCTCGTTTTCATTACCGCGCTTTTTTTTAACGCTCTGGCAAATATTCTAATTAAGGCAAGCTCGTTGGGGGACAAAACGGATGCGACTCCCGGGGTGGAAGGTCTGATCAAAAGTTTTCTTCATCCAGTATTTTTCGCAGGGCTCGCGTCGTTCGGAATCGCGCTCTTGGGTTATCGCTGGGTATTGGGCAAAGGCTTGAAGCTATCCTTGGCTTATCCGCTTTTCACATCCGCTGGATTCATCATCGTTCTACTCGCTTCGGCGGTCTTCTTTAAGGAAAAGTTAAATTGGTCCCAATGGACGGGTATCGTTCTCATAATGGCCGGTGTATGGTTGACTGCCGGAGAAATGTTCGATTAA
- a CDS encoding alpha/beta fold hydrolase: protein MQRKTFQFNGIRLSYIDSETPGKNTILIAHANGFSAACYSYLIRRLSPENRVLALDFCGHGESEPSLDWKNWFFFRDQILTLIEKENLKDVVGIGHSLGGASLLLASYQKPNLFRKIFVMDPVVLNFPVILATFFIGNPLAKGALKRRREFKDLNIVRKAYRKSPTFARWAEEPFEDYLSSCLKEENGKLVLCCPPELEAKIFNSVHWKSLLQYGRISSEVHITIPKDYEVCSPKAARRIVKGNPNSSLEIWPGTNHFFPFEEPDKTYERILSRL, encoded by the coding sequence ATGCAAAGAAAAACCTTCCAGTTCAACGGGATCCGACTCTCTTATATCGATTCGGAAACTCCCGGAAAGAATACGATTCTCATCGCCCATGCCAACGGTTTTTCCGCAGCCTGCTATTCCTATCTGATTCGTAGACTCTCCCCAGAAAATCGGGTACTCGCGCTCGACTTCTGCGGTCACGGAGAATCGGAACCGAGTCTCGATTGGAAGAATTGGTTCTTCTTCCGAGACCAGATTCTTACCTTAATAGAAAAGGAAAATCTAAAGGACGTGGTGGGTATCGGTCATTCTTTAGGAGGCGCGAGCCTTCTTCTCGCCAGCTACCAAAAGCCGAATTTGTTCCGCAAAATCTTCGTCATGGATCCGGTGGTCCTGAACTTTCCGGTCATTCTCGCCACATTCTTCATAGGCAATCCTCTGGCCAAAGGAGCATTAAAGAGAAGGAGAGAATTCAAAGATTTGAATATTGTAAGAAAGGCCTATAGAAAATCCCCTACTTTCGCCCGTTGGGCCGAAGAACCGTTCGAAGATTATCTATCGTCTTGCCTGAAAGAAGAGAACGGAAAATTAGTTTTGTGTTGCCCTCCCGAATTGGAAGCGAAAATATTCAATTCCGTTCATTGGAAGAGTCTCTTGCAATACGGAAGAATTTCGAGCGAAGTCCATATTACGATTCCTAAAGATTACGAGGTTTGCTCTCCCAAGGCGGCCCGTAGGATAGTGAAAGGAAATCCCAATTCTTCCCTGGAAATCTGGCCGGGAACGAATCATTTTTTTCCGTTCGAAGAACCGGATAAAACTTACGAGAGAATTCTAAGCAGATTATAA
- a CDS encoding helix-turn-helix domain-containing protein yields the protein MAENRDGILFYFGGRVLLAHKGLSTDPHSHYAVSILISLSYPLKIVDEFGITREFKAAVLAPNTHHTLLAEECDLIVLQLDPYGSDYAPIAARFGRKGIHEIPFTDLESTLERCNLLFTENPSCSDARELFEDILTAVGSEKPAKVSLDPRILAATKKMQESLPGSVSVPELAKESGFSETRFMHVFKIQMGLPVRQFQLWLRLHEAAKLLKEGGNLTEASHAAGFADQAHLSRTFKRMFGVQPSRFLGANTNVTVHFCV from the coding sequence ATGGCGGAGAATCGAGACGGTATACTGTTCTATTTCGGAGGGAGGGTCCTTCTCGCACACAAGGGCCTGTCCACGGATCCGCATTCTCATTACGCCGTTTCCATTTTGATCTCTCTTAGCTATCCTTTAAAGATCGTGGACGAGTTCGGAATCACTCGGGAATTCAAGGCGGCGGTTTTAGCCCCGAATACCCATCATACCCTTCTCGCGGAAGAATGCGACCTGATCGTATTGCAACTCGATCCTTACGGCTCCGACTACGCTCCCATTGCTGCGAGATTCGGCAGGAAAGGAATTCATGAGATCCCCTTCACGGATCTGGAATCCACATTAGAACGTTGTAATTTATTATTCACGGAGAACCCCAGTTGCTCCGACGCTCGAGAACTCTTCGAAGATATACTTACAGCCGTTGGCAGCGAAAAACCTGCCAAAGTTTCCCTGGACCCTAGAATTTTAGCCGCCACAAAGAAGATGCAGGAAAGTCTTCCCGGATCCGTCTCCGTCCCTGAATTAGCAAAAGAATCCGGATTTTCCGAAACTCGCTTCATGCACGTATTCAAGATCCAAATGGGCCTTCCCGTCAGACAATTTCAACTTTGGTTACGACTTCATGAGGCGGCCAAACTTCTAAAAGAAGGCGGAAATCTAACGGAAGCCTCCCATGCAGCCGGTTTCGCAGACCAGGCCCATCTTAGTCGCACTTTCAAGAGAATGTTCGGAGTTCAGCCTTCCCGCTTTTTAGGAGCGAATACGAACGTGACCGTTCATTTTTGTGTATAA
- a CDS encoding DUF962 domain-containing protein has protein sequence MRFAKEMAFYSAYHQEKRNVWIHVLGVPTITFTLFLVLSRFEIFRIQGFGITAATIFAALVIVYYFSLDFIFAAATSIVFGSLLALAHYLTASLDSTTAWTVFAVAQLVGWGAQFYGHFIFEKSRPALFDNLFQAIVSAPIFVIADVFFELGYRKEIQEAVRKELAAQGKLKNFSTAH, from the coding sequence ATGAGATTTGCAAAGGAAATGGCCTTTTATTCGGCCTATCACCAAGAAAAGAGAAACGTTTGGATTCACGTTCTCGGGGTTCCTACGATTACATTCACTCTTTTTTTAGTATTGAGTAGATTCGAAATTTTTAGAATCCAAGGATTCGGAATCACCGCCGCTACGATTTTTGCCGCGCTGGTTATTGTGTATTACTTCTCTTTGGACTTCATCTTTGCCGCGGCGACTAGCATCGTTTTCGGTTCCTTATTGGCTCTGGCCCATTATCTGACCGCCTCTTTGGATTCCACTACCGCTTGGACCGTATTCGCAGTCGCGCAATTGGTAGGATGGGGAGCTCAATTCTACGGACATTTTATCTTCGAAAAGAGTCGTCCGGCCCTATTCGATAACCTATTCCAGGCGATCGTATCGGCGCCTATTTTCGTGATCGCTGACGTGTTCTTCGAGTTGGGATATCGTAAGGAAATTCAGGAAGCTGTCCGCAAAGAATTAGCGGCTCAAGGTAAACTGAAAAACTTCAGCACTGCTCACTAA
- a CDS encoding tautomerase family protein — MPYVNVKVAGPLTKEQKKAIVKEITETLSKVAGKAPDSTYIVIDEVSRENWAKGGDLLE, encoded by the coding sequence ATGCCGTACGTTAACGTAAAAGTAGCCGGTCCTTTGACCAAAGAGCAAAAGAAAGCCATCGTGAAAGAAATTACGGAAACCTTATCCAAAGTTGCAGGAAAGGCTCCGGATAGCACATATATAGTGATAGACGAGGTCTCCCGAGAAAATTGGGCCAAGGGCGGTGATCTACTCGAGTAG
- a CDS encoding YdcF family protein, whose translation MDTLFFAISKLAGAVLFPLPGCLLLLVWIGLLAPKWKVKIRILLPTILLWICATDTFSQWMIHGLEEDFPPVRLENLEKADAILVLGGAVDNLALHEDRTQLTSAAERMTDAILLFQKKKAPRIVFTGGSGNLFFQTRKESDSASIFFQSLGIPKNAIFLESESRNTKENAEKTAELFRKNGWKSAILVTSAFHMERSLLVFGKTGISLKPWPTDYRSKVKILTIDDFIPSSQSLENTSIAWKERIGLFVYRTRESISTFLPLRFRYPWSKDWN comes from the coding sequence ATGGATACCCTCTTCTTCGCGATCTCAAAATTGGCTGGGGCGGTATTATTTCCCCTGCCGGGTTGTCTTCTTCTGCTAGTCTGGATCGGGCTCCTTGCCCCTAAATGGAAGGTTAAGATTCGGATCCTTCTTCCTACGATACTTCTATGGATATGCGCCACGGATACTTTTTCTCAATGGATGATCCATGGCTTGGAAGAGGACTTCCCTCCCGTTCGCTTGGAGAATCTGGAAAAGGCGGATGCAATCCTAGTCCTCGGCGGGGCCGTGGACAATCTGGCATTACACGAAGATAGAACCCAACTCACTTCCGCGGCGGAGAGAATGACGGACGCAATTCTTCTTTTCCAAAAAAAGAAGGCTCCTCGTATCGTTTTCACGGGGGGCTCGGGCAATCTATTCTTCCAAACTAGAAAGGAATCGGATTCCGCTTCAATATTCTTCCAATCCTTAGGGATTCCGAAAAACGCGATCTTTCTGGAAAGCGAAAGTAGGAACACTAAGGAGAATGCCGAGAAAACCGCGGAGCTTTTCCGAAAAAACGGATGGAAATCCGCTATTCTAGTCACTTCCGCCTTTCATATGGAGAGATCCTTGTTGGTATTCGGTAAGACAGGAATTTCCCTCAAGCCTTGGCCTACGGATTATCGCTCTAAAGTGAAAATTCTTACCATCGACGATTTTATACCTTCTTCCCAAAGTTTGGAGAATACGAGTATAGCTTGGAAGGAAAGAATCGGGCTCTTCGTTTACCGCACCCGGGAGAGTATTTCCACTTTTCTTCCCCTCCGGTTCCGATATCCTTGGTCTAAGGACTGGAATTAA
- a CDS encoding cytochrome c maturation protein CcmE: MNVKFTILAGTIAVSLAAIAFFSSKETSYTLLDASELAANPAHYDADELLRVRGFVKLGSVTREGKTAKFVLQLNDREVPVFFTGATLLPDAFKEGTRARVDGVWKNGVLVADRVEAKCASKYEAGYSDQEE, encoded by the coding sequence ATGAACGTAAAGTTTACCATCCTGGCAGGTACAATCGCAGTTTCTTTGGCCGCGATCGCCTTCTTTTCTTCGAAAGAGACTTCCTACACCCTATTGGACGCTTCGGAACTGGCTGCCAATCCCGCTCATTACGATGCGGATGAACTATTGAGAGTGAGAGGATTCGTTAAATTGGGTAGCGTGACGAGAGAAGGCAAAACCGCCAAATTCGTGTTGCAATTAAACGATCGCGAGGTCCCGGTTTTCTTCACGGGAGCCACTCTTCTGCCGGACGCCTTTAAGGAAGGCACCCGAGCCAGAGTCGACGGAGTCTGGAAAAACGGAGTCCTGGTCGCAGACCGAGTGGAAGCGAAATGCGCCTCTAAATACGAGGCAGGCTACTCGGATCAGGAAGAATGA
- a CDS encoding heme lyase CcmF/NrfE family subunit, with the protein MNDLGALCLISSFSILLFSIFQTGYGIWKKDSRALELGRYTLMANFGVILLAFIILVVELMRTDLNNYYVAMHSSEHLPLFYKITSVWSGSSGSLLFWNLLLSLFTFIVLWQTKDLLNDRIPVMHLSLGIIACFFSFLAIFFPDAQPFREFHPAAAAGRGLNPLLQHWAMIIHPPILYIGYVSFAIPFAIATSALITGHLSENWFRFVRRWSIFSWFFLGTGILLGSKWAYEELGWGGYWAWDPVENASLMPWLLATAFLHSMIIQERRGMLKFWNMLLIILAFHFCLLGTWITRSGVLEGPHSFSKSSIGTPFIYFIGISFFVHIGILIYRREQLKPERNLEAMTSKEGSFLLNNFLLVIATLSILLGVFSPLLYGREFKAPWFNSWGVPAGILLTLLMGSAPLLAWRKGADKIFFTTLFKPLIAGVIGAGLYIFYYSNNFSVSDYSLGDILGEVYSVLTVGLGIFTIAGIVQEYHTGIRARQSAIPGENYFVAGFRMLLKNKRRYGGYLVHLSMVILFIGLAGNAFKQNTSVKFFYFLELSKTDEVVYYSQDTAILGAYTIGASTLKIKPMINGDGQSGVSHRNVIVSHEATFEVKRQLKDFETMVTERRYYPQISHLSGDFETHIPTSEPAIASTPKEDLYIQLGAIEHSDLSDENPDLPRMFMNFYFTRDPAAKLQHYLRFPRQIVANLEVWINPLVKFIWAGSLMFFLSGLLILLPIGEDRK; encoded by the coding sequence ATGAACGATCTCGGCGCACTCTGTCTAATCTCCTCCTTCTCGATTCTTTTATTCTCCATCTTCCAAACCGGTTACGGGATCTGGAAAAAGGACTCGCGCGCCCTGGAGTTGGGGCGATATACTTTGATGGCCAATTTCGGAGTCATTCTTCTCGCGTTCATTATACTCGTCGTAGAGCTTATGCGGACCGACCTGAATAATTATTATGTGGCGATGCATTCCAGCGAACATCTGCCCCTATTCTATAAGATTACCTCCGTATGGTCCGGCTCCTCCGGTTCCCTTTTATTCTGGAATCTTCTTCTTTCTTTATTCACCTTCATCGTATTATGGCAAACCAAGGATCTTTTAAACGATAGAATTCCCGTCATGCATTTAAGCCTCGGGATTATCGCCTGCTTCTTTTCTTTTCTAGCGATCTTCTTCCCGGATGCCCAACCCTTCCGTGAATTCCATCCGGCCGCCGCGGCCGGCAGGGGATTGAATCCTTTACTACAGCACTGGGCGATGATCATCCATCCTCCGATTCTTTATATCGGGTACGTAAGCTTCGCGATCCCGTTTGCAATCGCTACCTCGGCTCTCATCACCGGACATCTCTCCGAGAATTGGTTCAGATTCGTAAGAAGATGGAGTATTTTCTCCTGGTTCTTTTTAGGAACGGGGATCCTTTTGGGATCCAAATGGGCCTACGAAGAATTGGGCTGGGGAGGTTATTGGGCCTGGGATCCCGTGGAAAATGCTAGCCTAATGCCTTGGCTATTGGCCACGGCCTTTCTGCACTCCATGATCATTCAGGAAAGGAGGGGAATGTTAAAATTCTGGAATATGCTCCTGATCATTTTGGCCTTCCACTTCTGCCTTCTGGGGACATGGATCACTCGAAGCGGAGTTTTAGAAGGGCCCCATTCCTTTTCCAAATCCAGCATCGGAACCCCTTTCATCTATTTCATCGGTATTAGCTTTTTTGTACATATCGGAATTCTAATTTATCGTAGGGAGCAACTGAAACCCGAAAGGAACCTGGAAGCGATGACTTCCAAGGAAGGTAGCTTCCTTCTCAATAATTTCCTTTTGGTAATCGCGACTCTCTCCATTCTCTTAGGAGTTTTTTCTCCACTTCTTTACGGCAGAGAGTTCAAGGCCCCCTGGTTTAACTCCTGGGGAGTCCCAGCGGGAATTCTACTCACGCTTCTCATGGGGTCCGCCCCTCTATTGGCGTGGAGAAAAGGCGCGGACAAAATTTTCTTTACCACCCTATTCAAACCTTTGATCGCGGGAGTGATCGGAGCGGGATTATATATATTCTATTATTCTAATAACTTCTCGGTAAGCGATTATAGCCTAGGCGATATATTAGGAGAAGTTTACAGCGTTCTCACTGTGGGACTCGGAATCTTTACTATAGCAGGAATCGTTCAGGAATACCATACGGGAATCCGGGCGAGACAATCCGCCATCCCGGGTGAAAATTACTTCGTTGCGGGCTTCCGGATGCTTCTGAAGAACAAGAGAAGATACGGAGGCTACCTGGTCCACCTTTCCATGGTGATTCTTTTCATCGGGTTAGCCGGAAACGCCTTCAAACAGAATACTTCCGTAAAGTTCTTCTATTTCCTGGAACTCTCTAAGACGGACGAAGTAGTCTATTATAGCCAGGACACCGCGATTTTAGGAGCTTATACGATCGGTGCAAGCACTCTCAAAATCAAACCGATGATCAACGGAGACGGCCAATCCGGAGTGAGCCACAGAAACGTGATCGTCTCTCATGAGGCGACTTTCGAAGTTAAAAGACAACTGAAAGATTTCGAAACCATGGTCACGGAGAGAAGGTATTATCCTCAGATCTCTCATCTCAGCGGAGATTTCGAAACGCATATCCCGACGAGCGAGCCCGCGATCGCTTCCACTCCTAAGGAGGATTTATATATCCAACTCGGAGCGATCGAACATTCGGATCTTTCGGACGAGAATCCGGATCTTCCCAGAATGTTCATGAACTTCTATTTCACTCGGGATCCGGCGGCCAAATTACAGCATTATCTGAGATTCCCGAGACAGATAGTCGCCAATCTGGAAGTCTGGATCAACCCGTTGGTGAAATTCATCTGGGCCGGTTCGCTTATGTTCTTCCTGTCGGGACTTTTGATACTCTTGCCGATAGGAGAGGATCGCAAATGA
- a CDS encoding cytochrome c-type biogenesis protein CcmH, whose amino-acid sequence MKLKIFGILLFLISISASADSTFTNLTDQEQIRTFHNVTERIRCICIPSIAIKSCSFNNCTVSAKLKLFIENRIRAGESADTIVDKMIHGFGPDVVTDPIVTKFIENGNQGMAQSIVTGFGPDILAKPDSTWIDVSIAMAGALGILLIYLYLKRRTAPKAAISTELGNDSSFNKYISEIEERQK is encoded by the coding sequence ATGAAACTTAAAATTTTCGGAATATTACTCTTCCTAATCTCGATTTCCGCCTCGGCGGATTCCACTTTCACGAACCTCACGGATCAGGAACAGATCCGAACCTTTCACAATGTGACGGAAAGGATTCGTTGCATATGCATCCCTTCCATAGCTATCAAGAGCTGTTCTTTCAATAATTGCACGGTTTCCGCAAAACTGAAACTATTCATAGAAAATAGGATACGTGCCGGAGAATCCGCCGATACGATCGTGGATAAGATGATCCATGGATTCGGTCCGGATGTGGTCACGGATCCGATCGTGACCAAATTTATAGAGAACGGAAACCAAGGAATGGCCCAAAGTATCGTAACCGGCTTCGGTCCGGATATCCTTGCCAAACCGGATTCCACTTGGATCGATGTGAGCATCGCGATGGCGGGGGCTTTGGGAATTCTTCTCATATATCTTTATCTAAAAAGGAGAACGGCTCCCAAGGCGGCGATATCTACGGAGCTCGGAAACGATTCCTCCTTCAATAAATACATATCCGAAATCGAGGAAAGACAGAAATAG
- a CDS encoding zinc ribbon domain-containing protein: MDFLLIFFYILLASILGAPFAYVWYYGEEKGGLTENEESELFDRRDVLLDNLKDLKIEFDTGKLTESEFKSISSGLIQELEKQDQKIKTGATEKKVNLGNASPVSMGQKFCHNCGFKIEIVGAKFCPECGTKLGA, encoded by the coding sequence GTGGACTTTTTATTAATTTTCTTTTATATACTTTTGGCTTCGATTTTGGGAGCTCCTTTCGCCTACGTGTGGTATTATGGAGAAGAAAAAGGGGGCCTGACCGAAAACGAAGAATCCGAACTCTTCGATCGTAGGGACGTTCTTTTGGACAATCTAAAGGACCTAAAGATAGAATTCGATACAGGTAAGTTGACGGAGTCGGAGTTCAAATCTATCTCCTCCGGATTGATCCAGGAACTGGAGAAACAAGACCAAAAAATTAAAACGGGAGCTACGGAAAAGAAGGTAAACTTAGGAAACGCTTCTCCCGTATCCATGGGTCAGAAATTTTGCCATAATTGCGGATTTAAAATCGAGATTGTAGGAGCTAAATTCTGTCCGGAATGCGGAACTAAGTTAGGAGCCTGA
- the hisE gene encoding phosphoribosyl-ATP diphosphatase, giving the protein MEFLLQLEQILKKRKQELPERSYTADLFRGGVDRILKKVGEEAGEVIIAAKNADKKELTHESADLLFHLQVLLVERGLSLSDIVEELRKRHS; this is encoded by the coding sequence ATGGAATTTTTGCTTCAGTTGGAACAAATCCTTAAGAAACGTAAGCAAGAACTTCCGGAGAGGTCCTATACCGCCGATCTGTTCCGAGGAGGAGTGGATCGCATTCTCAAAAAAGTGGGAGAAGAGGCTGGAGAGGTGATCATCGCCGCTAAAAATGCGGACAAAAAGGAACTCACTCATGAATCCGCGGATCTACTCTTCCATCTCCAAGTCCTATTGGTGGAAAGAGGTCTCTCCCTTTCCGATATAGTAGAAGAGCTTCGTAAAAGACACTCCTGA
- a CDS encoding thioredoxin family protein: protein MCSIRKQTALSILFLSPLIFSDPISAGAKWETSVQNAFAKAKEEGKPIFIDVYADWCGYCKTLKKEIYPKKEVQAELSKFVLLSLDGDRFPNLKRKYNVTGYPTLLFLDRNGSLTEKIAGMPDSKMVVKTLKNAYAKRDQESSLLSDLKKDPENNLLLLKMGEYYFEGREYQKSAEYFYKSFASEDPRTPENKHKALFNLGVAFVELKNWEKAIKSFSLYLDKFPSGSARSALYYRGISYKSSGKKEEAKADLTKALELSANPEEKKEIQDLLNF from the coding sequence ATGTGCTCGATCCGCAAACAGACCGCCTTATCTATTCTTTTCCTTTCCCCCCTAATCTTCTCCGATCCGATTTCTGCAGGAGCCAAATGGGAAACCTCGGTGCAAAACGCATTCGCAAAGGCCAAAGAAGAAGGTAAACCCATCTTCATAGACGTATACGCAGATTGGTGCGGATATTGTAAGACGCTAAAAAAAGAAATCTATCCCAAGAAGGAAGTCCAGGCGGAACTTTCCAAATTCGTCCTACTTTCACTGGACGGGGATAGGTTTCCGAATCTGAAAAGAAAGTATAACGTAACCGGTTACCCAACTCTATTGTTTCTAGATCGAAACGGAAGTCTGACCGAAAAAATTGCGGGCATGCCCGATTCTAAAATGGTCGTAAAGACTCTGAAGAATGCGTATGCAAAGAGAGATCAGGAATCATCCTTACTTTCCGATTTGAAAAAAGATCCGGAGAATAATCTATTACTCTTAAAAATGGGAGAATACTATTTCGAAGGAAGAGAATACCAAAAATCCGCGGAGTATTTCTATAAATCGTTCGCGTCGGAGGATCCCAGAACCCCTGAAAACAAGCATAAGGCCTTGTTCAATCTGGGAGTGGCATTCGTAGAATTGAAGAATTGGGAGAAGGCGATCAAATCATTCTCCTTATACTTGGATAAATTTCCCTCGGGCTCGGCCAGATCGGCCCTCTACTATCGTGGGATCTCCTACAAATCTTCGGGTAAGAAAGAAGAGGCAAAGGCGGATCTAACTAAGGCATTAGAGCTAAGCGCAAATCCGGAAGAGAAAAAAGAAATCCAAGATCTTTTGAATTTTTAA